In one window of Oryza sativa Japonica Group chromosome 9, ASM3414082v1 DNA:
- the LOC107276752 gene encoding receptor-like protein kinase At3g21340 → MSDDHEFTYEELVKITNNFSECIGEGGFGPVYLGQLQRSIQVAVKMCSRKSVHGQGIKEFLAEVDSLKTVHYKYLVMLIGYCTNKNHLALIYEYMPNGSLFDHIRGKKANVQTMSWLQRARIVHEAAQGLNYLHSGCVLPIIHRDVKSHNILLGEDMHAKISDFGLSKSYINEAQTHISVTAAGTIGYIDPEYYFSSRLTMRSDVFSFGVVLLETVTGEPPIVPGVGHVVQRVKQKVSDGDISAIVDPRLEDAYDIGSVWKVVDIALLCTREVSDDRPTMTEVVEQLKHALALEEARHIDGHRDNGQGSIKPDLSANWGPLAR, encoded by the exons ATGTCCGATGACCATGAATTCACATATGAGGAGCTGGTGAAGATAACAAACAATTTCTCGGAGTGCATTGGTGAAGGAGGTTTTGGGCCTGTCTACCTTGGTCAGCTACAACGCAGTATTCAGGTTGCTGTCAAGATGTGTTCACGAAAATCGGTACATGGGCAAGGAATAAAAGAATTTTTAGCAGAG GTTGACAGCTTGAAAACAGTACACTACAAATATCTAGTAATGTTGATTGGATACTGCACAAACAAGAATCATTTAGCCCTCATTTACGAGTACATGCCGAATGGAAGTCTGTTTGATCATATAAGAG GTAAAAAGGCTAATGTTCAAACAATGAGTTGGCTACAGCGCGCAAGAATTGTGCATGAAGCTGCACAAG GTCTGAACTACCTGCATTCAGGGTGTGTACTGCCTATAATACACAGAGATGTGAAGTCACACAACATTCTACTGGGTGAAGATATGCATGCCAAGATCTCTGATTTTGGCTTGTCCAAGTCTTACATTAATGAAGCACAAACTCATATATCAGTCACTGCTGCTGGCACCATAGGCTACATTGATCCAGA GTACTACTTCAGCAGCAGGCTCACCATGAGAAGTGACGTGTTCAGCTTTGGAGTGGTTTTGCTAGAGACTGTAACAGGTGAACCACCCATTGTGCCAGGCGTTGGGCATGTCGTGCAGCGTGTGAAACAGAAGGTTAGCGATGGCGACATCAGTGCGATTGTTGACCCACGTCTTGAAGATGCATATGACATAGGTTCGGTCTGGAAGGTCGTGGACATAGCACTGCTGTGCACAAGGGAGGTGTCTGATGATAGACCAACAATGACAGAAGTGGTGGAGCAGCTGAAACATGCCTTGGCATTGGAAGAAGCTCGCCATATCGATGGCCACAGAGATAATGGTCAAGGCAGCATTAAGCCAGATTTATCAGCCAACTGGGGACCATTGGCTAGATGA